One part of the Prochlorococcus marinus str. MIT 9313 genome encodes these proteins:
- the rpsS gene encoding 30S ribosomal protein S19 has product MGRSLKKGPFIADSLLRKLEKQNADDDKSVIKTWSRASTILPMMIGHTIAVHNGRSHVPVFITEQMVGHKLGEFAPTRTFKGHIKDKKGGR; this is encoded by the coding sequence ATGGGACGTTCATTAAAAAAAGGCCCCTTCATTGCTGACAGCCTGCTTCGCAAGCTGGAAAAGCAAAATGCTGACGATGACAAGTCGGTGATCAAAACCTGGTCTCGAGCCTCCACCATCCTGCCGATGATGATCGGCCATACCATTGCCGTTCACAACGGCAGGAGCCATGTGCCGGTGTTCATCACCGAGCAGATGGTTGGACACAAGCTGGGTGAATTTGCTCCCACCCGCACCTTCAAAGGCCACATCAAAGACAAAAAAGGAGGCCGCTGA
- the rplV gene encoding 50S ribosomal protein L22 has product MTTSSPTTTTIAKAHGRFIRGSVSKVRRVLDQIRGRTYRDALIMLEFMPYRSTGPITKVLRSAVANAEHNLGLDPASLVIAQASADMGPSMKRYRPRAQGRAFAIKKQTCHISIAVAAQTDS; this is encoded by the coding sequence ATGACGACCTCATCCCCCACGACGACAACTATCGCCAAGGCCCACGGACGCTTCATCCGCGGATCCGTATCAAAAGTACGGCGAGTACTCGATCAAATCCGCGGTCGCACCTATCGCGACGCGCTGATCATGCTCGAGTTCATGCCTTACCGCTCCACTGGCCCGATCACAAAAGTTCTGAGGTCAGCTGTGGCCAATGCAGAACACAACCTGGGTCTTGATCCAGCATCGCTGGTGATAGCCCAAGCCAGCGCCGACATGGGTCCATCCATGAAGCGCTATCGGCCCAGAGCTCAAGGTCGCGCTTTCGCGATCAAGAAGCAAACCTGCCACATCAGCATTGCTGTGGCAGCCCAGACCGACTCCTGA
- the rplD gene encoding 50S ribosomal protein L4: MAECVVHDWQGKEAGKASLELKVSKETTAVDLMHRAVLRQQAHSRQGTASTLTRAEVRGGGRKPYKQKGTGRARQGTIRTPLRPGGGIIFGPKPRTYNLAMNRKERRLALRTALMARIEDVIVVKDFGNSLKVPKTREISDALIRLGLAADAKVLIILSTPSEIIRRSVRNLEKVKLIAADQLNVFDLLHANSLVLSEEALAKIQEVYGDD; this comes from the coding sequence ATGGCTGAATGTGTTGTTCACGACTGGCAGGGCAAGGAAGCCGGCAAGGCAAGCCTTGAACTCAAAGTTTCTAAAGAAACCACGGCTGTTGATCTCATGCACCGTGCAGTGCTCAGGCAGCAGGCCCATAGCCGTCAGGGAACGGCAAGCACCCTCACTCGTGCCGAGGTTCGTGGTGGTGGACGCAAGCCCTATAAGCAAAAGGGCACCGGCCGTGCCCGCCAGGGAACGATCCGCACCCCCTTACGCCCAGGCGGCGGCATCATCTTCGGACCAAAGCCAAGGACCTACAACCTGGCGATGAACCGAAAGGAACGTCGTCTGGCCCTACGCACCGCGCTGATGGCCCGTATTGAGGACGTCATTGTGGTCAAAGACTTTGGCAACAGCCTGAAGGTCCCCAAGACCAGAGAGATCTCAGACGCCCTTATAAGGCTCGGCCTTGCCGCAGATGCAAAGGTTTTGATCATTCTTTCCACACCCTCCGAGATCATCCGACGCTCCGTGCGCAATCTCGAAAAGGTGAAACTGATCGCCGCCGATCAACTCAACGTCTTCGATTTGCTCCACGCCAATTCTCTGGTGCTGAGCGAGGAGGCTCTCGCCAAGATCCAGGAGGTTTACGGAGATGACTGA
- a CDS encoding 50S ribosomal protein L23 → MTERFNDRLADVIRRPLITEKATSALEQNQYTFEVDHRAAKPDIKAAVEQLFDVRVVGISTMNPPRRSRRVGRFTGKRAQVKKAIVRLAEGNTIQLFPES, encoded by the coding sequence ATGACTGAACGTTTCAACGATCGGCTGGCGGATGTGATCCGCCGTCCACTAATCACGGAAAAGGCGACCAGCGCACTGGAACAAAACCAGTACACCTTTGAGGTTGACCATCGTGCCGCCAAGCCTGATATCAAGGCAGCCGTAGAACAACTCTTCGATGTCCGTGTGGTGGGCATCAGCACCATGAATCCTCCACGGCGCAGCCGTCGAGTGGGTCGTTTCACTGGCAAGCGAGCCCAGGTCAAAAAAGCCATCGTGCGGCTTGCCGAAGGCAACACGATCCAACTCTTCCCTGAGTCCTGA
- the rplB gene encoding 50S ribosomal protein L2 has product MAIRTFRPYTPGTRTRVVTDFNEVTGRKPERSLVVAKHRRKGRNNRGVITCRHRGGGHKRLYRIVDFRRNKHGIPAKVAAIHYDPHRKAHLALLFYTDGEKRYILAPAGIAIGQQLISGPESPIETGNALPLSAIPLGSSVHNVELYAGRGGQMARTAGSSAQVMAKEGDYVALKLPSTEVRLVRHECYATLGEVGNSEVRNTSLGKAGRRRWLGRRPQVRGSVMNPCDHPHGGGEGRAPIGRSGPVTPWGKPALGLKTRKRNKPSNRFVLRKRRRTSKRSRGGRDS; this is encoded by the coding sequence ATGGCAATCCGTACCTTCCGCCCTTACACCCCAGGAACACGCACCAGGGTGGTCACAGACTTCAATGAGGTCACCGGCCGTAAACCCGAGCGTTCTCTTGTGGTGGCCAAACATCGCCGCAAGGGTCGCAACAACAGAGGTGTGATCACCTGCCGCCATCGCGGTGGCGGGCACAAGCGCCTATACCGCATCGTCGATTTCCGTCGCAATAAGCACGGCATTCCGGCCAAAGTGGCGGCGATCCATTACGACCCCCATCGCAAGGCCCACCTAGCACTGCTTTTCTACACTGATGGCGAGAAGCGCTACATCCTTGCTCCCGCCGGGATCGCCATTGGTCAGCAGCTGATTTCAGGCCCGGAATCACCGATCGAGACAGGCAATGCTTTGCCACTCTCAGCCATCCCTCTTGGCTCCAGCGTCCACAACGTTGAGCTTTATGCCGGCAGGGGTGGCCAAATGGCACGTACGGCCGGCTCAAGTGCACAAGTGATGGCCAAGGAGGGTGACTACGTCGCTCTCAAGCTGCCCTCCACTGAAGTCCGCCTTGTGCGCCATGAGTGCTACGCCACTCTCGGCGAAGTAGGCAACTCGGAAGTACGCAATACCAGCCTGGGCAAGGCTGGGCGTCGGCGCTGGCTAGGGCGGCGCCCCCAAGTTCGCGGCAGTGTGATGAACCCCTGTGACCACCCTCATGGTGGTGGCGAAGGACGTGCACCGATCGGCCGTTCAGGCCCGGTGACACCCTGGGGCAAACCTGCCCTGGGTCTCAAGACGCGTAAGCGGAACAAGCCCAGCAATCGGTTCGTTCTACGGAAACGTCGCCGCACCTCCAAACGCAGCCGAGGAGGACGCGATTCCTGA